The genomic segment ttttgagacggagttttgctcttgttgcctaggctgtagtgcaattggtgcaatcttagctcactgcaacctccgcctcccgtgttcaagtgattgtcctgcctcagcctcctgagtagctgggattataggtgcctgccaccacgtctggctaatttttgtatttttagtagagacagggtttcaccatgttgaccaggatggtctagatcttctgacctcgtgatctgtccgactcagcctcccaaagtgttgggattacaggcgtaagccaccgcacctggcctataaatCCTTATTACATTTCAGTCTTAGTGATGTTTATAGCTCTTTGTAGTTAAATATGTTACACATTTTGATAATTGGGAGAGAATCTCAACAAGGGGGGTGGGTATCTGGATGAGTAAATACGTGTTTAATAGTTTTAGTACCAAAGTTTTaactttggaaaattttattcaaggaaatataacttttttttttgagatggagtctcactctgttgcccaggctggaatgcagtggcatgatcttggctcactgcagcctccacttcccgggttcaagtgattctcctacctcagcctcctgaatagctggaactacagacgccaccacacctggctaatttttatatttttagtagagacggggcttcactgtgttagccaggctggtcttgaaatcctgacctcaggtgatatgcctgcctcagcctcccaaagcgctgggattacaggcatgagccactgagcctggtggAAAGGGAGCTTTTAAAGTGAATAGAGAAAAAGGTGGATGGGAAGTAGTAGTTggcaacaaaataaacattttaaagtaagtcTTTAATTGACATCTGCACTGTATTTTCTAGCCGAAGCAAAACAGTGCCTGTGGGATTTATGTGACTTCTTAACCTTGAAGTCCATTCATAGAACCCTAGCTTCCTATTCACAGGGAGGAGCTGCGTGATGAAGCAGGCAGGATTACAGGCCACTCCTTTACCCAGGGAAGCAACCGCGATAGTATAAGAGCGAGGTCCACCGATCTCCTGCCGGTTTATCATAGCTACAGCCCAGGCTAAGTCTGAGAGAGGTCGTTCCCACACTTCAAAGTTGTCTCCCtgaaaaaccaagaaaataagtGTGATTGCTTAGCAACTAGTGATAAGTGGCCCTATTAGTTTGGCATTAATTCTTAATGTCAGAACTATCAAGCACTtctaggaaaaattaaaatgatgctgtagcattattttgaaaataatggtTCTAGCAAAAAGCTTTATTACTGATAGTAACATCAagagcaagggaaaaaaatagatttaggcCCAAGACAAACTTGGTACTGGGTATATAAAGCCATCTTAAAATATATACCCTTATTTACCTGTCTAAGCTGGTAGCCCTGCTTGCCCAAGGGGTCCTGATTGATGGCAATTACATCCTTATCCTGAAGGAGAGCTTTGGCTTGAGGGCTGATGTGTCGGAGGTCATTAGACATGAATAAAGGAGCAGCCATGATAGCCCAGAGGGCCATCTGAGTTACTTGCTGATTCCAGCTGAGGCCAAAGTTGCCAATCACTAACTGagacaaagaatgaaataattcaaacaaCAGAAGAGGAAGCATTCTTAAAGTTACCTAGATGACCCATATGGAGAAACCACTTTCCACAGCATCCTGCTCTAAGTACTCTCACGTAAAGCCTCCTCCCAGGAACTTTACCTCTATTTACCTTGAATGTCAAAATAGGAAACAAGGCTACTGCAGGGTCTTGAACAAGGAGAGCTCAAGTTTTTACCATATCTGGGTCATTCCAACCCCCTGGTCCAGCAGCATCAACAATTCTCTCCTGGTTAAAAGATGTCCAGTCCAAGATACTCTTTATACTTTTCCAGGAATCATCAATGTCAGCAAAATTTCGCCAGTGATTGCAGTACTGTCGGATTTCTGTATAATTGGGCTGTGAAAATAGATATGACTCTTCTGTTTACTTTCTACTAACACCCTTGTGAGATGAAAACAGTCAAGTTTAAAGGAGGCACTTGTAGCCTTGAGTTTACAGATTGAAGGTCTCCATAAGGAGGTCTAAACCCTTATAATGAATTTTCACTGTAAGAAGTCTGCTTCAGAAGTAGGCCAAATAACTTGAAATCCCTTAAAGTTAATTTACTTCTATAATCAGAACTAAAATGATCTTAATGAGTACAATTAAAAGCTGCAAAATTACATAGGACTCCATCAAACATTAAGAAAACTTAAATCCTAGGCATATAGTTAATGGAATAAAAAGTTTgta from the Piliocolobus tephrosceles isolate RC106 unplaced genomic scaffold, ASM277652v3 unscaffolded_5422, whole genome shotgun sequence genome contains:
- the LOC111531778 gene encoding alpha-galactosidase A-like translates to MLVIGNFGLSWNQQVTQMALWAIMAAPLFMSNDLRHISPQAKALLQDKDVIAINQDPLGKQGYQLRQGDNFEVWERPLSDLAWAVAMINRQEIGGPRSYTIAVASLGKGVACNPACFITQLLPVNRKLGFYEWTSRLRSHINPTGTVLLRLENTVQMSIKDLL